AGACTTGGCATCGGCATTCTTGATGCCGATCAATGTAGGCTCTCTGGTCGCGTTCCGGATCGATTTCCGCAAACTAGTTTTACGATACTTGCGACCGACAGCCGGGCATAATTTCTATTCTTCTGCACCAAAAAATCTCAGGCGAGCCTCAGCTTGGCACGCTGCGGGGGAGGGCGCAGGCGGCGGTGTCAGCACTGTGCTCCGTGTCGCGTGTGAGGTTGGAACCGCTTACGCTGTCCACAAAGTTATCGATGTCCGTTCTCATTATAGCTCTCAACCTCACCATTGACGTTTCAAGCCTCGCTGAGCGCCCATTTATGGGCCGTCGTGTTCGATCGGGCCCCTTGATGCGCGCCATTGACGAACGGAATGCGATTAAACAGCCGAGCGCTATTGCGCCGAGAACTTCGAGGAGCGCTATCTTTCATAGGACGTCATTTAACACCTGTGACGACACCTTCTCGCTGGTGTCACTGGTGTCGGCCGGTCTTGGCATCGGCTTTGCGTCGGAGTGGAGGGGCGGTCTGCGAATTTTGATCCTTGAACCTGCGATCATGCCCATCGGATAAATGTCGTGCTCCAATTGACGTGGCGCAAGGAAACCGGTCCGCACTATTGGTAGTTTGTCGCATGTTCATACGACTGCACTTGAGCGCCAAAGCGCGGACGCAAACCCGTGCCTTGCCTCGGATCTCCTGCTTCTCGAAAGGAGAACGAACATGACTACAGCAAAACTTGCATATGTGGCGATTGGCGCCACGCTCCTAGCAAACAGCCCCACGCCATCCTTGGCTCAAACAGCCCCCGCCGAGAAACAAGATGCGCGGCCGGGTTACTCTGAGATGATGCCTGGCGAGATGATGGGGGGAGGCAGCGCGGCATGATGGGTGGCATGCGCCAAAACATGATGCAAGGCCACATGATGAAGATCATGTTTGCCGTTGCCGATGTTGATGGCGACGGCGCCCTGTCGTTCGACGAAGTCACAACGATCCACAAGAGGATCTTCGAGACGGTCGATGCGAACAAAGACGGCAAGGTGACGCCCGAGGAGATGCAGGCCTTCATGCGCGATCAATGAGGCCTTGAAACCGGCTTTTTCGCCGGCATGCGGACCATAAAAAGGTCTGGAGAGCCGGTTCCGTCCGTTCGCAAACGTCCCCACACGCGGCTCCGCGCCTGTGTAGCTGGCGCAATGCCTGCATCGTAGTGAAAACAATTGCTCACCGTTTGTCGTTGCGCTCAAAAAACGAGGGCCGTGGTGACAACCAGCCCCTTGTTTTTGCAATCGATAATACGGTTTCCAATATCGAGTTGGCATTCTGATGCAGGGTCGTAAATTGAACTTCATTCCCGGCGGTTTGTCGCCCTCCGCATCCGGCAGTCTCGAATTCCCTTGGCACCGCAGGCGCCGGCTTTGTCCAGCCACTACAGCTTGTAGCCGATCTTTCGGAGCAGGTCTTTCCGCCACGCGATGTCCGCATCGGTTTCGAAGCCCAGCGGTGAGGCGCCATCCACCACGCCGAGCACGCCGCGGCCCAGTTCAGTTTGCGCGACGATCACCTGTGTCGGGTTGGCAGTCGCACAATAGATGCGACAGACCTCTGGCACCGCACGCACCGCAGCCAGCACGTTGATGGGAAAGAATCCGTCGCCGAGGAAGATCAGGAAAGTGTGGCCGGCGCCAATGGCCAATGCGTTGTCACGTGCCAGGGCAAGCTCGGCTTCGTCATTACCCGACCAACGCACCAGCCGCTTACCGGAGGCCTCGCAGAAGGCCAGCCCGAAGCGGATGCCTGGAACCGCGCCCACCAATGCCTCGTGGAGATCTTCCACGGTCTTGATGAAATGCGACTGGCCAAAAATGAAGTTGGCGGCGTCCGGCTTGACGATGGGCACCACGGTGAGTTCCATGGCTGCGCTCCTTCAAGGTAGGCAACGCGATGGTAGGTAGGCCCACAGAAGGCGATTTCAAGCCATCACATGCGGCCAATTCGCCCTCCGCGCCGCCACCGGAGGGCCAGAGCGCGGCTCGCCTACCGTGACTTCGAAATGATCCGCGCGACGCAACGGTGGCTGGTGAGCTGGATCAGGCTGCCCGACGACGAGAATGTCGAGGTCGGCGTCGGCCCAGTCGGCTTCAGCATCGTTATCTGCGAGGAGCTTGCTACGTCCGCAATGACGAGGGTTCAGACCCGAGGTCCGTATTGCACTACATGGCGCGCGAGGCGCGCGCCAGCAGGACACCGGTCAATGAACCTGCGAAACCGAGGTGGGCCAGATATTGCGTGATGACCGTGCTGTAAGTCAACATGCCGACAAGGCGACCGCGCGCTACCCAGGACGGACTAACCGATAGATCGACAGTCGCCGAGATGAGCAATGGCTGAGTCAATGTCGTCGCGCCGCGATATAGGAGCGAGTGAGCGAAAGGTTGGGCATTCGGGAATGGTGCGGTGCCGCCAGGAACGTTGCAAGGGTGGCCTCATCGAAGCGCTCAGCTTCGGCGATCTGTGCGAATGTTGGAACAGTGTCCGAACCTTGACGTTGCTCGGGTGCCACGACGTGACACCCGCTGCACCAGCGCTTCAAGCGGGTGGTCACTCGGCTATCAATCTATGACGCCACATCCAGAGAAACGCGCATTGATGCGCGTCAAAATGCGCGGCCCAAACCGATCTCAATCTCGTCGTTTGTCAACGAGCGATGCCGCTTGCTTGAGGGATGTGCTTCCAATCGATTGATAGTGAACTTTTCGTGGAAATCAGCATCAGCAAACAACGCACGGTTCGCCGCGTCGCGCTGGTGGAGGTTGTTCGCAGACGGTGTCGGCCTTGCTTGCATGGAATTTGTGATCACCAACTCCATCCAGATACACCCGATGGCGCTTGTCTATTTCGATCGGCTGCACGATAAGGGCCGGTGGTGGTCGGCGTGTGGTGATTAGGTTTGAGGAAAGACCGAAGCTCCATTGGCGGCCCTCGCTACCTTCTGGAAGATATGCACTTACGAATTTGCCGGGGCAGGCGAGGCCGATCCTTCGGTGGAGGAAATGTTTGACGGCCCACTCAAGGCTCGCAAAGCGTTAACGATCGCTGCGATGTCTATCCCTTCCTGCAAAAGGGCGCCGGCGACCGGAGTTATGTATCCAAAGGCCGCAAAGACCATCGCGATCCCCGACAAAGCCAGACCGACAACGATGCTTTGCAAGGCGATTCGCCTTGTACGCCGTGCGATCATGACAGCATGAGGTACGCGATCAATCCGATCGACCAGGATCACGACATCCGCAGCTTCTGACGAGGCGGTCGCCCCGCGGGCACCCAGGGCGATGCCAATATCAGCCGCAGCCAGTGCCGGCGCATCATTGATCCCGTCACCCACCATCATCGTCGGCTGGCGACGTTGTTCGGCCGCAACGGCTGCAAGCTTTTCGGCCGGACTACGATCGGCATAGACCTCGTCGATCCCAAGGGAAGATCCGACGATGCTGGCGGTCTCGGCGTCATCGCCGGTGACCATGATGATACGCGAAATGCCGGCTGCATGAAGCTGAGCCAATGCGGCCGGCGCCTCAAGGCGGATTGCGTCCGCCAAAACGAGGAATGCAGCGATCCGACCGTCCACGGACACATAGATTGCGAGTCCCGAACTGCCTTCCCTAGCTGATGCAACCGAACAGGCCCATGCCGGTACCTCTCCATCTGCAAGGACAAGGGCACGCGACCCGGCGCGCACATGCCTACCCTCGACAATGCCCTCCAATCCGGAGCCGCGAAACTCCCGGACATTTGTCGGCGATGACAGTGGCATTCCCTTCGCTCGCGCCAAGGCAACGATGGTCTCGGCCAGAACATGGTGTGAGGCCTGCTCGAGGGATGCGAGAAGGCGCAAGATTTCTTCGGCGTCGCTATTTGGCGCCGTTTCGAAGAAAGTTATGCGTGCCCCGCCTTCAGTCAATGTCCCCGTCTTGTCGAAAATGACAGTGCGGACAAGGGCAAGCGCCTCGAGCGCGGAGCTTCCCTTCATCAGGACGCCCGCGCGTGCGGCGCGCGAGACGCCGCCGATGAAGGCAACGGGTGCGGCGAGAATGAGCGGGCAGGGAGTGGCGACAACGAGCACGGCGAGTGCCCTGATGCGATCACCCGATAGCCACCACGCAAGACCTGCAACGAGAAGCGTCGCTGGCAAAAGCAGCAGGGCGAAACGATCGGCTATTCGGATGAACGGTGCCTTGGCGGTCTGTGCCTCTTCGACCATACGGACAATGCCGGCATAGGTGCTCTTACTGGCTGGGGCAGACGCTCGATAGTGGAACGCCTCGCCGGCATTGACGGTGCCGCTTCTAAGGTGTTCACCCTTCCGCCGAATTTCCGGCAAAGGCTCGCCGGTCACGGCGGACTCGTCAAGCTTGGCCTGTTCATTAAGAAGGTGCCCGTCTACGGGCAACAGCTCGCCGGCTCTTACCAGCAAGTCATCACCTACGACGATCTCTCCAGCCGCAATGTCCGTTACTTCGCCCTCAGCGACCTTGTGGGCAATGCGGGGCGTTCGATCACGAAGCGACCTCAGGTCGCGTTCGGCTTTGCCGCGTGCGTAATCTTCCAGCAGGTTGCCGCCAGTATACATCATGGCGACCACCACACCCGCGAGTGGCTGCCCCATGGCGATCGAAGCTATCATCGCCACGAGCGCTATGGCGTCCACACCCATCCGTCCGACCAGGAAATCGCGCACAATCGTGATTGCGAGCGCTGCGACCACCGGAACTGTCGCGCCGCTCCAAATGAGGTCGGGTGCCAGCGGCCAGCCGAAGTATTTTACCAGTAAGCCGGCAAGCATGCCGGTTAGAGCGACCGCCAGAAATGCAAGGTGGAAGAAACCCGCTCTCATGCAATCCGCACCTCCCGCTGTCCATTCCGAGGCTCAGGCGATTGTGCCGCAATAGAGTACCGGCGCGGCAGCCCCCGGTTGACCGCTCGATGCCGAACAGCAGGCCAAGCGTCCCACCAAGCAGCAGGCTTCGAAGCAGTTGTTCAATGTACCATGAGAACCGGCACTGACGGGGTCTCGAGCATCGAGCGGGTTAACCCGCCAAAAAACCCGCTCGCGCATTCGCGAATGGCCATAGGCGCCCATCACCATCACCATCAGCTCTGCCGAGGCGTCCCGCGCGTATCGGTTCAGCACTTCGTCAATGCTGCGTCCCTCGCTTGGCACCGCTCGACGGCGACCGAGACGCCATGGCGAACAAGGTATGCCGCGATGTCGGCGCCGGGTTCTTCGCCATTGCGACCGTAGCTGGCGCGGGGATCCACCATCGTGACCTGCACGTCATCTGCGCCTGCCAGAATGCCCATTGCCTCGCGGGCCGCCCGAGCCGCCTCGAAACCCGAATCCCAAGCCAGCACGACTTTTTTCGGAGTAAGTGTCGCGGTTTTGCCTCTGGGCACGATCAGTATCGGACGTGCGGAACGAAACAACGCTCCATCGAGCGTGCGGGAGCGTAGTTCCGGATCGGCCATCAGCCCATCGCCGACAAGCGTGAGATCGCAATAGCGCCCCCTCTCTCCGATTTCGTCGTCTGCCCAGGCAATTTCTGCGTACATCGTGGCGACGTCGAAGGATATTCCCGTATGATCCAGGATCGCTTTTGCCTTTTCCACACATGTCTCCAGCCTGACGATATCGCGCTGCCTTTCATCGAGCCAATCGACGGACACACCAGCTGCATATTCGCCAATTGGCGGAGGTGACGCGAGTTTGACAATCAACAGTGAAAGAATGCTTCTCCCGCGCTCGATCATTCTGGCTCCGGGTCTTGGTGCGCAAGGCGGTGACGTCAGCAGCATACATGCCCTTCGTGGAACACAGCAGGGCGATCTTTTAGTTCCGGTTTCGAGCGGTCCCACTCGCGCCGAACATCGAGGCATTTCTATCGCGGTCTATCGAGCGGCGTAAGCAACAAGCTCGCCACGCTGAATGAAGCAACACACCACCCCCATCAAGCGGGAGCCGCCCACGCGGGCACGATTCCCATGATGAAGAAAGAAGCCGAAGAAAATGTGATGAAAAGCGCTCACAGGAGTTCGTGCGACTTTAACGCCGAACTCTTGCAACGTAACAAGCTTTAGGAGCCTTGCAGCCGCAAAAACCGCCGGTCGACCATGGTCAGGGCAAGTGAAGCTGCCAAACTGATACCGAGAACGATCATGGCGCTAGCGGTGCCAGCCACTTCCAGCTGCGTTGCCGCGATGGGCAAAACAACCAGGATAGCCAGATTGTTGAGGCTTTCAGAAACTGCCAGAACCTGACCTTTGTCAGCGTCGCTGCGGGTGGCGAGCATGGACGTGCTCGCTGGCGCGGCGAGGCCAAGCGCAAATCCCCAGATGACAAGACAGACAAGCCCTCCTGTTAAGGGAAGGGGCGCGAGCATGAATGTGCTGACCGCCAAAATAAGAAGTGCGAGGGCTACAACGAGCGTCACGTCGTCTTTTCGGCAAAGGCGGCTGACGGGGCCGATGCCGAGATTACCAATTGCAAGCCCGAGGCCGAACGCCGACACCGAAACTCCGACTGCGCCAACACTTAGGCCGTGACGTAATCGAAGCACTTCGCCGGCAAGAAGGAAACCAGCCACTGCCGTTCCGTTCCATAGACCTTTTGCAAACAGCGGACGAGTGATACTTCCTCGAACAATCCAGGCAAGCCGCTTCGGCTTTTTTGCTGGACGGCGGGACGGTTGAGAGGGGATCACACGCTGCGCGATGATGAAGGCCACTAGGCATCCAGTCGCGGTAGCATGAAAGGGTGCGCGCCAGTCGAAGGCGTCCGTCAGGATGCCGGCAAACACCGGACCAGCTACTATTCCGAAGGTCATGCCGATCATGACGACTCCCATGGCGGCAGATTGCCGGCGAGCCGGGACGATATCAGACACCAACGCGAAGGCTGTCGGAATGAGCGCCGCCGATGCCACCCCCCCAAACATCCGCAGCGCGATGGCTGCGCCAAAACTTGGAGCAATCGTCAACGCTAGGCCATCAACTGCGAAAAGGACAAGGGAGACTAAAAGGAGACGGCGACGGTCCATGCGATCAGACAGAAATCCGAAGATTGGAGCCGCGATAGCATAGGACAACGCGTAACTGGACACGAGCCAGGATGCGTGTGCGGGCGTTATGTCGAAAGCCTGCGCGAGTGGCGCAAGCATGGCAGACAGCATGAACTCGGTCGCTCCGACGAAAAAGACGGCGAGAGCAAGAATATGCAAGAGAATTCGTGAGGGCACGAATATCCTCCATCAATGTCGTGTTGAGAGGTAACCGGCGCGCGAGTGTTTGCGGTCGCAAACATAGCACCGGAGCAAAGTCGAATGGGGGAATTTGGGGGGGCGACCGTACGCCCGCACGCAGGAAGAGCCTGCTATTGGTCTGCTTCTTATCTCAATGTGGATGAGAATGGAAGGCCACTCCGATGATAGAAGCTGTTGGACAGCCGTTACTCGAACCCCGCGTAGTGGCGAATATGCGACGCTCAATCTCGGCTACGGCCAATCTGCGGTTTCCTTCACACGGTCTGGATTTGAAGAAATGGATGAAGTCACACATGACGGCCACACCGAATTTCCAGACGATGGCGCAATCGAGATCGTGTTCGCTTACGACAATGGCGACGAGGCCGTTCTAAAGGCCAAACCAGGGACTTCTTCAACAGTCTGCTATCTTCTTTCATGGTTCGCCCTCGCTAAGCGTGGGGCTCGGCTCCGGCCTATCCAGAGCAACCCCCGAATTCAGCTTACCGCGGGGGCGGCCACCTTCACCCCACGAACATACGGTCTTCTGTAACGGGTTCTCCCGAGTCAATCCCTTGTGAGCTTAATCCCTCGCCGAGTGCTTGCTTCTGTCCGCAGTCGGCGCTGGGCCGCTGCTGTATGGGGTCTGCTGAGGACCGGCTGGCCAATCTAGGAACGCGCAGTCACCTGAGTGCTGCTTGCCGTATGGCGGCCTAACCCTTCCATCGTCCCGGCGAAGGGACCTTGCTCCGGGCGGCTGATGGTGGTGCCCGCCCGAAAGCTGTCCTGTTGTCTCCGGCTCAGGCGGCCATTGCTGGCGCGGCCTTGTGGGGAATGAAGTTGGTTTTATCCCGGAGCATGTGATGCAACACCACCGCCAGCTTGCGGGCCAGCGCGACACGCGCCTTTCTAGGCCCCGCACGTCTGGCGACCGCCAGTGCCCAACACTTCAGATCGGAGCCTTTGACCGGTCGCGTGAGGATGACGTTGGCCGCCTCGTAGAGCGCGGTTCGCACGCCCACATCGCCGATCTTTGAAATGCGACCGCTATAGTCGGTTTCGCCCGATTGGTACTTCTTCGGCGTCAATCCGAAATGCGGCCCCACCGCTCGGGATGATCGGAAGCGCTCGGGAGCGTCGATGGCCGACACAAATGTCAGCGCCACCAGGACGCCGACGCCGGGCGTCGTCATCAACCGAAGTGCGTTGTCGTCCTGACGAGCCATAGCGCGCAGTTTGCGCTCAAAACCTGCAAATTCGTCAGCAAGTGTGTCGCGCACCTTCAATAGCGACGCGGCGATCGCCTCCAGTGTCGGATGACCCTCAATCAGCTCGCGGATCCGTGCCGCATAGGTGCGTCGCGTCGTCGGCCCGACCTTGAGGCCGAAGCCGCGCAGAATGCCCCGGATGCTCATCTCGATGTCGTGAAGCTTACCCTGAATGAGCTTGCGGGCGGTCAGCAGCGCACGCACCTCCTGGGCCGGAAGGGATTTGCAGTGGACCGGTCTGAACCAGCCAAGCCGCATCAACTGCGCAATGCCCCGTGCGTCCTTCTTGTCGGTCTTGACCGGCATCGTCTTAAAGGCTGCCCGCACGTGGCGCGTCTCAATCAGCTCGACCGAAAGACCTGCTTTCACCATCCCGGCATGGAGCCACTGCGACAAAGGGCCGGCCTCCAGACCAATTCGCTCCATCGCCACGCCGTGCTCGCCGAACCAGGCGATCAGCGCATCGGGTTCGCTGAGGATCTTTGCTTCCCGCACAATGCGGCCATCCGCATCCACCACGCACACGCTTGAGCATTCCAA
Above is a genomic segment from Ensifer canadensis containing:
- a CDS encoding EF-hand domain-containing protein, giving the protein MFAVADVDGDGALSFDEVTTIHKRIFETVDANKDGKVTPEEMQAFMRDQ
- a CDS encoding MFS transporter — translated: MPSRILLHILALAVFFVGATEFMLSAMLAPLAQAFDITPAHASWLVSSYALSYAIAAPIFGFLSDRMDRRRLLLVSLVLFAVDGLALTIAPSFGAAIALRMFGGVASAALIPTAFALVSDIVPARRQSAAMGVVMIGMTFGIVAGPVFAGILTDAFDWRAPFHATATGCLVAFIIAQRVIPSQPSRRPAKKPKRLAWIVRGSITRPLFAKGLWNGTAVAGFLLAGEVLRLRHGLSVGAVGVSVSAFGLGLAIGNLGIGPVSRLCRKDDVTLVVALALLILAVSTFMLAPLPLTGGLVCLVIWGFALGLAAPASTSMLATRSDADKGQVLAVSESLNNLAILVVLPIAATQLEVAGTASAMIVLGISLAASLALTMVDRRFLRLQGS
- a CDS encoding IS110 family transposase, producing the protein MKQYAGIDVSLECSSVCVVDADGRIVREAKILSEPDALIAWFGEHGVAMERIGLEAGPLSQWLHAGMVKAGLSVELIETRHVRAAFKTMPVKTDKKDARGIAQLMRLGWFRPVHCKSLPAQEVRALLTARKLIQGKLHDIEMSIRGILRGFGLKVGPTTRRTYAARIRELIEGHPTLEAIAASLLKVRDTLADEFAGFERKLRAMARQDDNALRLMTTPGVGVLVALTFVSAIDAPERFRSSRAVGPHFGLTPKKYQSGETDYSGRISKIGDVGVRTALYEAANVILTRPVKGSDLKCWALAVARRAGPRKARVALARKLAVVLHHMLRDKTNFIPHKAAPAMAA
- a CDS encoding heavy metal translocating P-type ATPase codes for the protein MRAGFFHLAFLAVALTGMLAGLLVKYFGWPLAPDLIWSGATVPVVAALAITIVRDFLVGRMGVDAIALVAMIASIAMGQPLAGVVVAMMYTGGNLLEDYARGKAERDLRSLRDRTPRIAHKVAEGEVTDIAAGEIVVGDDLLVRAGELLPVDGHLLNEQAKLDESAVTGEPLPEIRRKGEHLRSGTVNAGEAFHYRASAPASKSTYAGIVRMVEEAQTAKAPFIRIADRFALLLLPATLLVAGLAWWLSGDRIRALAVLVVATPCPLILAAPVAFIGGVSRAARAGVLMKGSSALEALALVRTVIFDKTGTLTEGGARITFFETAPNSDAEEILRLLASLEQASHHVLAETIVALARAKGMPLSSPTNVREFRGSGLEGIVEGRHVRAGSRALVLADGEVPAWACSVASAREGSSGLAIYVSVDGRIAAFLVLADAIRLEAPAALAQLHAAGISRIIMVTGDDAETASIVGSSLGIDEVYADRSPAEKLAAVAAEQRRQPTMMVGDGINDAPALAAADIGIALGARGATASSEAADVVILVDRIDRVPHAVMIARRTRRIALQSIVVGLALSGIAMVFAAFGYITPVAGALLQEGIDIAAIVNALRALSGPSNISSTEGSASPAPANS
- a CDS encoding universal stress protein — its product is MIERGRSILSLLIVKLASPPPIGEYAAGVSVDWLDERQRDIVRLETCVEKAKAILDHTGISFDVATMYAEIAWADDEIGERGRYCDLTLVGDGLMADPELRSRTLDGALFRSARPILIVPRGKTATLTPKKVVLAWDSGFEAARAAREAMGILAGADDVQVTMVDPRASYGRNGEEPGADIAAYLVRHGVSVAVERCQARDAALTKC
- a CDS encoding adenosine-specific kinase, which produces MELTVVPIVKPDAANFIFGQSHFIKTVEDLHEALVGAVPGIRFGLAFCEASGKRLVRWSGNDEAELALARDNALAIGAGHTFLIFLGDGFFPINVLAAVRAVPEVCRIYCATANPTQVIVAQTELGRGVLGVVDGASPLGFETDADIAWRKDLLRKIGYKL